Within the Beduinella massiliensis genome, the region GAGCGTGGGGATGAGCAGCGCCCACAGCGTGTTCTTGATGCCCAGGTAATTGGTGTAAAGCAGGTAGGTGGGCACCAGGCCGCCGTTGAAGAGCATGGTGAAGAAGACGAAGAAGGTGAAGCCCTTGCGGCCCGGCAGGTCCCTTCGGGAGAGCGGGTAGGCCAGCAGGGACATGATGACGAGGCCGCCGAGCGTGCCCAGCACGGTGACGAGCACGGTGACGCCGTAGGCGCGCAGGATCTGATCGCCCTGCCTGACCAGGTATTCGTAGGCCTCGAGGCTCCACTCCGCGGGGAAGATGCTGTAGCCGTTCGTCGCCAGGGCGCCCTCCGAGGTGAGCGAGGCGACGAAGAGCAGCAGGAAGGGAAACAGCGCGAAGAGGCTGAGCAGGCCGAGCACGACGTGCGCGACGCACTGGAAGATGCGGTTGTCGCGGGTATTCATGGCGGTTTCTCCTTTCTGCTCAGAACAGCGCGTTTTCGGGGCTTACCTTACGGACGATCAGGTTGGAGGCGAGCACCAGCACGAAGCCGACGAGCGACTGATACAGGCCCGCCGCGGAGGACATGCCCACGTCGCCCAGCTTCATCAGCCCGCGGTACACGTAGGTGTCGATGACGTTGGTGGTGGAGTAAAGCGCGCCGGAGTTCATCGGCACGTGATAGAACAGGCCGAAGTCCGCGTAGAAGATCTTGCCGATCATCATCAGCACCATCATGACGATGGTGGGCTTGATGAGGGGCAGGGTGATGGCGCGAATCTGCTGGAGCTTGGTCGCGCCCTCCAGCGCGGCGGCCTCGTAAAACTCCTTGTCGATGCCTAAAATCGCCGAGAGGTAGAGCACGCACAGGTAGCCGACGTTCTTCCAGGCGTTCACGAACACGAGGATGGGCGGCCACAGCGAGGGCGTGGAATACCAGGCGGGCCCCGTCTGCCCCAGGGCGGGCAGCAGCGTCCTGTTCACGAAGCCCAGGTCGCTCGACAGAAAGGCGTTCACCAGGTAGCTGATGATGATCATGGAGATCAGGTAGGGCAGAAGGACCGCGCTCTGGTAAAACTTCTTCATCCGGCGGCTGGACAGGTCGTTGAGCAGGATCGCGACGGCGACGCCCAGAAAGTTGTTCAGCGCGATGAAGACGACGTTGTACAGGAGCGTGTTGCGCGTGATGAGCCAGGCGTCGGAGGTGGCGAACAGGTATTCAAAGTTCTTGAGGCCGATCCAGTCGCTGCCCAGGATGCCCTTGCGGAAATTGAGGTCCTTGAAGGCGATGATGAGCCCGGACATCGGCAGGTAGTTGTTGACGATGAGGTACGCGATGCCGGGCACCATCATGAGGTAGAGCGGAAGGAACTTCTTCCACTTGACGGGCCTTCGGCCGGTGGGGGTTCTGGTGGCGATCACCGCTTTTCGCTCCTTTTGCCCGCGCCGGCGGACGGGGATGCCGCCCGCCGGCGCGCGGCCGTAATTTTTACTTCGTCTTCGCCCATTCGTCGAGCTGGCGCTGCTTTTCCGCGACGACCTTGTCGATGCCCGCGGCCTTCAGCTTGGCGCGGAACTCGGGCAGGGCGACGTCCGGGTCGAGCACGCCCCATTCCAGGCCGCAGCGGTACTCGTTGAGCACGTTGTTGAGCGCGGCGACCTCGGTCTTGACGGGCGTCGGGTCCCAGGTGAAGCCGAACGCGGCGGACTTGACGGCGCTCTGGTTAAAGGCCTGCAGGTCCTCGTACAGCGTGGGGGCGTCGCCCTCCCAGATGTGCGTGATGTACTGGTTGCCCATGGCCCAGCCCATGTTCAGGTTGTAGCCGGAGCTCTCCGCGGTCACGCCCTCGGGGTAGTTGATGAGGCCGTTTTCCTGCACCACGTAGTGCTTGCCCTCGATGCCCCAGGAGAGCAGGTTGGCGATGCGCGGGTCGGTGTACATGAGGTTCAGGAACTGCATGGCCTTGTCGGGGTGCTCGCAGTTGGCCGCGATGTACCACTGGCACTGCTGCACCACGGAGGAATTGGTGTTCACCTCGACCATGGGCACGCTGACGACCTCGCGCTGCACGGTCGCGCTCTGTTTGAGGTCAAAGCCCGGCTTGATGTTGGAGGTGTTGGCGAACAGGCGGCCGGAGGTCATCTGGGGGTTGGTGTTGTCCGAGGAGGTCATGACCTGCTCGGTCACGTAGCCGTTTTGATACCAGCTACGGAAGTAGCGGCAATAGTCCTCGTACTCCTGGGTGTCGAAGTAGTTGACGACCTCCAGCTTTTCGCCGTAGTTCATCAGGACGCCCAGGTTGTCGCTGAGGGAGTCGAATGTGCAGATCGTGTCCAGCAGGGCGTTGCCGCCGTTGGCCGCGCTCAGGGGGATCATGGCCGGTTCGCTGTCCTTGATGGTCTGAAGGACCGCGGCCATGTCGTCCAGCGTCTTGATTTCACCGACGTCTACGCCGTACTTTTCGCAGACGTCCTTGAGGAGCACGAAGCCGCGCGTCACCGCCAGGTCGCGGTTGGTGGTGAGCCCGTACTGGTGGCCGCCGATGCGCCCGGCGTCCAGCCACTCCTGGCCGACCGCGTCCACGATGCCCTGGCCGTACTGCGAGAGCAGGTCGTCCAGCTCGATGATCTGGCCCTTGTTGTAGTAGTTGAGCCAGTAGCTGCCCCAGCACATGAAGGTGTCGAGCTGCTCGTTGCCCGAGAGCATGAGGTTGAGCTGCTCATGGTAGTTGCCGAAGTTGGCGACCACCGGATCGACCAGCTTGACGTTGATCTCCTCGATCAGGATTTCGTTGACCACGTCCAGCACCTCCTGCAGGTCCGAGGGGACGCCGTTGAGCGAGAAGAAGCCGATGGTGAGCTCCGTGGGCTTCTCCTCCGCCAGCGCGGGGGTCAGCCCCAGGCAGGCGATCAGCAGGGTCAGGCAGAGCAGAAAAGAGATACGTTTTTTGTGGTTTCTCATAAGAAAAGTGCCCTCCTTTGAATGAATTCGATGATTCATTATAACGTGCACAGGAGGGCACAACCACTTGTTTTGTGATAGAATCTTTGTACATTTATGACATTCGCGCCTGAGAGGGGTCTTTTCTGTAGGCGGAGGGCGTGAGCCCGGTGTACTTTTTGAAGATCTTGGAAAAGTAGGCGAAGTTGTCGTAGCCCAGCCGCGCGGCGATCTCGCTGATGGACAGCCCGCTGTGCGTCAGCCACTCGCAGGCGGTGCCCAGGCGCACCGTCTGCAGGTAGCTCACGAGGTTGACGCCCGTCTCCTGCTTGAAGAGGCGCGAGACGTATTCGGGGCTCAGGCCCACGTGGGCGGCGATGTCCTCGCGGCTGAGGTCCTCCTCCAGATGGCTCTTGATGTAGCGGCAAATCTGCTCGGAGACGGGAACCGGGTCGTCGGGCCCGCGCAGCAGCTCGCGGCAGGCGCGCACCACGTGTACGCAAAACCTGAGCATGTCGCTCGCGCCCGCCGCCGCCCGGGCGAGCAGGTCCTGCACGCCCTCGGCGGAGAGCAGGGCGGCGCTTTGTATGCCCTCGTCCTCCAGCACGGCGTAGACCATCTGCAAAAAATCGTGTAAAAAATAGGAAAGCACGCGCTCGGGGACGACGCCCTTGGCGGCGAGGGAGGAGAGGTAGGCGGAGGCCTGCCGCTCCAGCGCGTCCGCCTGACAGGCGCGCAGCAGGCCGCGCCAGCTCTCGAACGGAGGCTTTTTGTATTCGCACTCCGAATCCTCGTGGGCGAGGGGCGCGGGGAAGAAGTGCGCGCGCTGCTGGTCCATGCGGTTGTGCACGTAGCGACGGATGCGGCGGCTCTGGCTGGCGGCGCGTTCGGGCGCGACGCCCTCCATGGCGCAGCAGGCGAGGGCGACGTGCAGGTACATTTCCATCGCCTCCGCCGCCCGGGCGCATAGGGCGAGGTAATCCTCCCCCGTCCGCTCGCCGCTTTGCAGGATGCAGGTCCAGACGCCCTCGACCGGGGAGACGACGGCCGCGGCGCCCGTGAGCTCGGCGAGGATGTTGCGCACGCAGAAGTCCAGGTCGTGCGCCGAGAGGCCCGAATGATCGTCCGAGGGCACGCGCAGCACGGCCTGCAGCAGCGCGTAGGCTTCGTTCAGCGGCGTCTCGATGCGGCGGGCGGCCATCTCCGAGAGCAGCGCGCCGCGCCGGGGCTCGACGCCTTCCCGGAGCACGTCCTGCCAGAAGTTTTCGAGCAGGAAGCGGCGGTTTACGACCCAGTTCTTGCCGTAGGCCACGTAGTCGCTGGTCGTGCGCGTGCGGCGCACGCGTTCAGCCGCGCGCGCGATCGCGTCCTCCAGCGTGGGCAGGGGCGCGGGCTTCATGACGTAGTCGATCGCGCCCAGGGCCACGGCCTCGCGCGCGTAGCGGAAGTCCGCGTGCGCGGTGAGCAGGATGCTGACGACCTCGCGCTGCTCCTCCCGCAGCAGCCGCAGCAGGTCCAGGCCGCTGCCGCGCGGCATCTCGATGTCGCACAGCAGGATGTCCACCTGCCCGGCGGAAAAGACCTGCATCGCCTGGCGCAGGCTCTGGGCGGTATACACGCGCTCGATGCCCAGCTTCGACCAGTTCAGCTCGCTTTTCAGCATGCGGAGCACCAGTGCCTCGTCGTCCACCAGCAGGATGCTCAGCATGGCAAGCCCTCCTCTTCCTGCGGCGAATAGGGGATGTAGGGAAGGACGATGTCCACGCGCGCGCCGTGCGGCTGGGTATTGGACAGGCGCAGCGAGGCGCGGCCCTTGTAGGCGAGAAGCAGGCGCTGCTGGGCGTTGTAGATGCCGATGTGCGCGTCCGTGCCGTCCCCCAGCGGGCGCTGGGCGCGGGCGGCGGCGAGCAGGTCGTCGGGAAAGCCGGGGCCCGTATCCGAGATGGTGAGCAGGATTTCGTCCTGGCGGGCGGGGTCCGTGCGCACCTCGATGCCCAGCACGACCGCCTCGTCCATGCTCGCGGCGTACTGAATGCTGTTTTCCACGAACGATTGCAGGATCAGCGGGGGCACGGCCGCGCCGCGCAGGTTCTCCTGCACGTCCACGCACACGTCCAGCTTGTCGGGGAAGCGCATCTGCTGGATGCTCAGGTAGTTCTCCACGTGCTCCAGCTCGTCGTGCAGGCGCACAAACGTGCCGGTGCTGCGCAGGGTATAGCGGTAATAGCGCACCAGAAAGGTGGTGAGCTCCTGAATCAGGGCGTAGTTCTTCACCTGCGCCAGCGTGAAGAGGGTGTTGAGGGCGTTGATGAGAAAGTGCGGACGGATCTGGAGCTGGTAAAAGTGCAGGGTGGTGCGGCTGCGGCGCAGCTCGCTTTCGTAGTTGGCGATCTTGAGCTGCGTGACCTCCCGCGCCATGTGGTTGAAGGTGTCGTTCACCAGGTCCAGCTCCTGCACGTGGGTGCGGCCGTCGACGCGGGCCTCGAGGTCGCCGCGCTGAAAGGCGCGCATCGCCTCGGCGAGGCGCGCCAGCGGGCGGAGCATGTGCCGCTTCGTCGCCAGGTATGCGCACAGCACGAACAGGCACATGAGCGCGGAGAGCGCGATCAGGAGGTAGAGGTTCCGGCTGAGGCCGCCCACGAGGCGCTGCGTGCGCACCAGGGCCGCCAGCGTGAGGTCGGCGCGCGCGAGCGGGGCGCGCACGAGCGTGTAGCGGGCGCCGTCGAGCGTGAATTCGTCGCCCGGCAGGTACACGGGGTTGCTCAGGGTGTGGGAGACGAGCTCGGAGGAGAGCACCGCGCCCGAATCCCCCAGCAGGCACACGTCGTCCACCGCCAGAAAGCTGGAATTGCGCAGGCTTTGGAGCAGCGCGTCCGCGCTCACGTACACGCCCAGGTAGCTGTCGCTGAACGGGCGCACGAAGAAGAGGTAGCAGCTATCCCCGACGCGCCGGCAGTACCAGGAGAGCAGGTCGCCGCTGAGCGTGCCGCACAGGTCCCCGCGCAGCGTGTCGTGAAGGGCGTCCGTCTCATCCAGGGGCAGCGTCCGGTAGGCGCAGGCGAGCAGGCGGTCCGACTCGGGCGAGAAGAAAAAGGCGCCGTCCATGCTGGTGGAGAGCAGCACGCTCTGAGAGAGCGCGCGGTAGACGGTCTGGCGCGCGAGGAGCGCCTGGGTGTCGTCGCCCGGCTGCTCGGCGGCGTACAGAGCGCTCGTCTGGGTGCTCAAAAGGTTGGCGACGTTCAGCTCCACGTTGTGAAAGGTGCTGTCGATCATCTGCAGATAGAGGCGCATGGTGTCGCTGTAGGAGCGGAGCACCTGGCTTTTGACGAACCCGGCCGAATAGGCGGTGTTGATCAGCGTAAAGGCGGTCAGGAAAAGAAGGATGCAGACGAACAGAAGCTGAACCCAGCGCTTGAGCGAAAGGCGCATCGCACATACCCCGCTTTTTGAGATGTTTAGAATGGGGAAAAGGGGCGTTTTACAGGTTGACCGACATGCTTCGTCCGCTTTTTTAGCCGGACGCGGACGAACGTTCAGGATAAATATAGCGCAAACGGCGAAAAACCGCAATCAAATTTGTGCAGCCTGGGAACGCCCGCCGACCGCCCGGAAGGCGGGACGCCCGAAATCCCTTGATTTCCTTGACTTTTTGCCGCGTTGATTGTACAATACGTTCGTTATGCCCTGTAAGCAATGCGCAGGGACTATGGGATGCGGGCAAGGCCCCGGGAGGATTCAATCGCACATGATCGCAGCACAAAACGTCACCCTGAGCTACAGCGGCAAGCCGCTTTTCAAGAACGTCAACATCAAGTTCACCGCCGGGAACTGCTACGGCATCATCGGCGCGAACGGCGCGGGCAAGTCCACGTTCCTGCGCCTGCTCTCCGGCGAGCTGGAGCCGACGGCGGGCGAGATCGCCATCACGCCCGGCGAGCGCATGGCGGTGCTCAAGCAGAACCACTTCGAGTTCGACGAATTCGAGGTGCTGCAGACCGTCATCATGGGCCATAAGCGCCTTTACGACATCATGACCGAGAAGGAAGCGCTCTATCAAAAGGAGGACTTCACCGAGGCGGACGGCGTGCGCGCCTCCGAGCTGGAGGGCGAGTTCGCGGATCTGGACGGCTGGAACGCCGAGTCCGACGCGGAGATGCTGCTCACCGGCCTGGGCCTCTCGCTCGACCTGGAGCACAGGCGCATGGCCGAGCTGGACGGCAGCCAGAAGGTCAAGGTGCTGCTGGCGCAGGCGCTGTTCGGCAACCCCGACATCCTGCTGCTGGACGAGCCGACCAACCACCTGGACATCCAGAGCGTGCGCTGGCTGGAAAACTTCCTGCTCGACTTCCCCAACACGGTGATCGTGGTCTCCCATGACCGCCACTTCCTCAACAAGGTCTGCACCCACATCTGCGACATCGACTACAGCAAGATTCAGATGTACGTGGGCAACTACGACTTCTGGTACGAGTACACGCAGATGGCCGCGCGCCAGGCCAAGGACCAGAATAAGAAGACCGAGCAGAAGATCAAGGAGCTGCAGGCCTTCATCGCCCGCTTCTCCGCGAACGCGAGCAAGCACAAGCAGGCCACCAGCCGCAAAAAGCTGCTGGACAACCTCACGATGGAGAACTTCGAGCCCTCCAGCCGCCGCTATCCCTTCGTGCAGTTCAAGCCCGACCGCGACATCGGCAACGACCTTCTGACGCTGAAGGACCTTTCCAAGACCGTGAACGGCCGCAAGGTGCTCAACAAGATTTCGTTCACCCTGACGCCCGGGGACAAGGTCGCCTTCGTGGGCACGGACGAGCTGGCCAAGACCACGCTCTTCCAAATCCTCATGGGCGAAATCGAGCCGGACGAGGGCAGCTTCAAGTGGGGCGTGACCACCTCGCAGGCCTACTTCCCCAAGGACAGCAGCGCCTTCTTCGAGGGCTGCGACCTGACGCTCATCGACTGGCTGCGCCAGTTTTCCGAGGAGCAGTACGAGGCCGACATCCGGGGCTGGCTGGGCCGCATGCTCTTCTCCGGCGAGGACGCGCTCAAGCCCGCGCGCGTGCTCTCCGGCGGCGAGCGCGTGCGCTGCATGCTCTCCAAGATGATGCTCTCCGGCGCGAACGTGCTCATCCTGGACGAGCCGACCAACCACCTGGACTTGGAATCCATCACCGCGCTCAACGAGGGCATGACCTCGTTTACCGGCAGCATGCTCTTCACCACGCAGGACCACGAGTGTGTGCAGACCGTGGCCAACCGCATCATGGAAATCCTGCCGGGCGGGCTGATCGACCGGCGCGACAGCTACGACGAGTACATCGAAAACCCCGACATCCCCGCCCTGCGCGAGCGGCTGATGAACGCCTAAATTTTTGACCCTGCAAAGAACGCTGTTTCCCGCGGGGCAAAACTGTGCTATAATGGCCTGTAAGGGATATGCCGGAAGGCGGATTCCAGACCGGTTTGCGTCCCGTGGGAAGCGGGGCGCGCAAGATCAGGCTATCCCCCCGAAAGGAACATGAAACGGTGGAGAAGATCAGGCAAGAGAAAATCCTTAACGTACCGAACGCGCTGACGATTCTGCGCTTCGTGCTGCTGCCCTTTTTCGTGTGGCAGTTTTTCCGGGGCCATACGACCACGGCGTTCATCATCTACATCGTCGTGCAGCTTACCGACATGCTGGACGGGCTCATCGCGAGGAAGTGCAACCTCGTCACCAACTTCGGCAAGCTCATGGACCCCCTGGCCGACAAGCTGATGCTGCTGACCGTGCTCATCTGCTTTGGCATCGACGGGCGCGTGCCGTGGTGGATCATCGCGCTGGTGCTCGTGAAGGAGGCGGCGCTGGTCGTCGGCGGGGCGGTGGCGCTGCACCGGGGCATCGTAGTGCACGCCAAGCACATCGGCAAGGTCGCGACCGTGGTGTTCGCGCTCTCGATCGTGCTCAACTTTATGTCCATGAGCCCGCTGGACCGCTACGTGCTGTACGCGGCGGTGGCGCTGACGCTTTCCGCGCTCGTCTTTTACGCGGCGGACATGCTGGGCCCGCTGCGCGAGGCGAAGAAGCCGCGGGCGAAGTGAGCGGACGCTTCAAAAATCACAAAAGACGGCCCGCCGGAGACGGCGGGCCGCCGCTTTTAAAGAGACGCTTTCAGAAGGAGGAGAATTTCAGATGAGGCTCAACGAAGCAGGACTCCATGCAAGGCCAGAAAGCCGCGACGATTGCATGGAGTAAGGGTCGCGGGCATGACGCTGGCTTTGCTGCTTGACGGAAACATCAAGGAGGGAGCCCGCATGAAGTATATAAGCGCAAAAGCGCTTCTGCCCGATGCGCTGGTCAAGGAGCTGCAAGGCTACATCCAGGGCGGCTACATCTACGTGCCCACGACGCGGGCGCGGCAAAAGCGCTGGGGGGAAGCGTCCGGATACCGCGAGGAGCTGCGGAAAAGAAATCAGGAGATCAAAGGGGCCTACCGGCAGGGGGCGACGGCCGAACTGCTGGCGGAGCGCTACTGCCTGTCCACGCACGCGATCCGCAAAATTCTATACGAGAAATGACCTCGTGCAACGCGTGCAAAATGAAGGCTCGCTTTGCACGAAGGACGCGGGGGATGTTTTCCTCCGCAAAAGCTGCGCATTTGTGCGCAGCGCGCGAAGCGAGCAGGGCCGGGGCCTGCGCATAGCGCTCCGCAGAGGCCAGGGTGCGGCAGGCAAAGCCGGTCGATACGATCCCACATGAAGGGGAAGCTTCCCCTTCATACATCTCATCTCCTTTAACAAGACGATACTTTGTCATCGGTCTGGGGGCCGCGCTGTTCAGCGCGGCCCTATTTTTGCGGCGGCGGCCGTTCGGAGAAGAAGCGGGCACCGCCCGCCGCGTGCGCGGAAGGCGCGAAACGGAGAGAGGGGTTCGGAGAAGGAAGCGGGCACCGCCCGCCGCGTGCGCGGAAGGCGCGAAACGGAGAGAGGGGTTCGGAGAAGGAAGCGGGCACCGCCCGCCGCGTGCGCGGAAGGCGCGAAACGGAGAGAGGGGTTCGGAGAAGGAACACACGCGATATGGGCTCCCTTCTTGGGGACAGGGAAAGTTAAAAGAAGGCAGCCGCCCGCCCCGCCCGCCTCCGCTCGCCATCCGGCCGCGTGCGCAGGGGTACGAAACGGAGAAAGCGGTTCGGAGAAGGAAGCGGGCACCGCCCGCCGCCCGCCCCGCCGCGTAGAAAATGGTTCGGTGCCGTTTCGTGTATTGAGGACGCCCGGCGGCGGGGGTATGATAGGGGCAGGCGGCGTAAAGCGCGCCGGAGAGGATGAAACACATGTGCATTCGATTTGTGCTGAACGGCGACGAGATGCTGACCGGCTTTAACTTCGACATCGACCTGGGGGTGTGGGATCATCGGATTCTTCTGGACGAGGACCGCTTTGCCATCGGCATCCGGCGGCCGGACGGCCTCTACCATTGCTACCACGGCGTAAACCGCAACGGGAATGCGGGCACGCTGCTCTACGTTCACGGCAGCCCGGCGGGCACGTTTGCGGACGGGCCCGGCTGCCTCACGATCGCCGACCTCACGGAGCGCTTTGTCAAGGGAGAAATTTCCCTGGACGAGGCGCTGCGCGCGGTGCAGACGAAGCGGATCGTCTACGCGCCGGACGCGACCATGCAGGCGCTGCTATCGGACGCGCGGGGACGGGCGCTGACCGTCGAGCCGGGCGTCGGCTACCGCATGGAGTGGGCCCCGCTTTCCCTGCTCGCAAACGGTTCGTGCCTCGATCCCGAAAGCACGCGGCCCTTCGCCGTGCCGGGCGACGACCGCTACGAGCGGGCGCAGCGCCTGCTGTCCGGCCGCGGGCGCGGCTTCACCGCCGCGGATGCGCTGGAGGCGCTCCGGGAGGTAAGGCAGGAAGGGGAGTGGGCGACCCGCGTGTCCTTCGTCTACGCGCCGGGGCGCAATACCGTCTATTATGTGCTCAACAACCGCTTTGACGAGGTGTCAAAGCACGAATTTGCGGCGCGCTGAGCGCCGGGGAGGCCATGTATGTTTCCAGATCGGATTTACCCCCGCACGGGGGACGCGCAGACCGTATACCTGAAAAACGTCGTGAAAAACCCCGCCATTTCCGTGGGGGAATTTACGATTTACAACGACTTTGAGCGGGACCCACGGGATTTCGAGCGCAGCAACGTGCTCTACCACTACCCCGTCAACCGCGACAGGCTCGCCGTCGGGAAGTTCTGCTCCATCGCCTGCGGCGCGAAGTTCCTGTTCAACAGCGCTAACCACGCGCTCGGCGCGCTGTCCACCTATCCGTTCCCGCTCTTCTACGAGGCCTGGGGGCTGGACAAGCAGGACGTGGCCTCGGCGTGGGACAACAAGGGCGACATCGTCGTCGGTAACGACGTGTGGATCGGCTATGAGGCGGTGATCCTCGCCGGGGTCACCATCGGGGACGGCGCGGTCATCGCGGCCCGCGCGGTGGTGACGCGGGACGTCGCCCCGTACACGATCGTGGGCGGCGTGCCAGCCAAGCCGATCCGCCGGCGCTTTGACGAGGCGACCGTGTCGGCTTTATTGGAACTGAAGTGGTGGGATTGGCCCGCAAAACGCATCGCGCAAAACCTCGGCGCGATCCGGGCCGGACAGGTCGAGGCGCTTCGCTGAGCGCGCGGCTACAGGATGAAAGCGGCCCTGAAAATCGGGGCCGCGATTTTGTTCTTTTACGGGCTGGAAAGTCCGCAAACCGCCGGATATTCCCGCCGCCGTTCGGTTCTCTATGTATGCAGTTTGAAGGGTGGGAGCATCATTCGTCTGGCAACAGGTATTCAGCAAAGGGGGCTTCACGTGACTTATCTCCTGACGCCAGAATACAGCGGATGCACATACGTACTACGATTGGTTCATTCATTCCGACACAATCAATATAAAGTGTACCTCTCCATGATGAATACTCTGGGGATAGAGGACGAAAGTCCTGTGAGGGCCCTGCTTTAGACGAATTTTCGTTTGGGGGTCTCTTTTCCCCTGTTGAAAAGCACAGTCGATATTCTCAAAAACTGAGGTTTGGTCTATGGATTTGTTTAAGTAGCGTAGAGCCTTTACTTTATATCCACGAAGAGGCAAAGTGGACGTGGCTTGTAACAAAGGGAATGACCACACATTCATCCATCTCACACATGGAATGGTCAACGCCCTATCGTTCACAGTTCCAGGAGTCTTAATCTTTTAGCAGAACACATCGATAGCTAGGCATTATTTGTAATTGTGCAGGAAGTTCGCGTTTTTTATTTATGCCGAAAAACGGCTGTTTGTGCCGGGGTACTCTGTTTTGCGTAAAAATATAGTGTAAAATATAAGGATATGATAGAAGGGGCGCCTAATGAACCGGCTCATACCTTGGGCGTTGCATCGGGGTGTGTTTACGGGTAATGTGGCGCAAGGAAAACAAGTGGGTCGGCATGGATCTTTTGAAGCACCCGTATCTGAGAGCGCAAAGGACCGCTTAGACGTTTCATGCTTTAAACAGATTAGGAAAGGGATGATTCCATGGATGGATGAACTTGACGCTTTTTAATATTGTTCTCGGCAAACTTGTTATGTCCGAATAAGAGCTTTGCGCTCTCATTCGGATTCTGTGGAGGGACGTCAATATGAAAAAAATGATGGCTGCCGTTTTCGTGATTTCTTCCTTGATATGTTCAGGACCGTTTGCTAAAAGTGAGACAAATCTGTATACATATCCGGAGTTATATAGCCAGGCTCAAACAGATTGGGTTGAGACATATTATGCGTACGATAGGGAAATTCAAATTAACGTAAGGTTTAATATGCCAGAAGTATACAAGCTTCCGGTTCTGAAAGTTCAAAGGCAAAAGCCGATATCCGATTCTGTTCTGAAAGATTTTCAAAATCAATTTACATGTGAGAGGATTACAAACAATCCAGGACAGCTTTCAATCGTCTGCAACGACGTACATAAGGAAATACTGGAAATGAGATCTGATTATTCAATATTAACTATAGATTTCGATTTAGATGAATTGAAACAATCAAATAATGCAGTTCCTGAAGTAAATCTATCGCAAGTGGAAGAGATACTGAGCTTTTTTGAATATCAAAAGAACTTTCTTTTGCAGCAAAACTCGGTATCTTTATCAGCCCCAGTTCAGGCTTCATATAATCGTTATGTGGATTGCGATGGACGACCACTGTCAGAAAGCGGGTTTTATGCCTTTGCATTTAACCAGCTTATCTATGATATTCCGGTTTTGAGTAATATTCGAGCGCATTATCGTAATCCAATAAAAAGCGAGAACGGAATATATTTGATGGCGAACAGATTTTATTG harbors:
- a CDS encoding CDP-alcohol phosphatidyltransferase family protein; its protein translation is MEKIRQEKILNVPNALTILRFVLLPFFVWQFFRGHTTTAFIIYIVVQLTDMLDGLIARKCNLVTNFGKLMDPLADKLMLLTVLICFGIDGRVPWWIIALVLVKEAALVVGGAVALHRGIVVHAKHIGKVATVVFALSIVLNFMSMSPLDRYVLYAAVALTLSALVFYAADMLGPLREAKKPRAK
- a CDS encoding CD3324 family protein — its product is MKYISAKALLPDALVKELQGYIQGGYIYVPTTRARQKRWGEASGYREELRKRNQEIKGAYRQGATAELLAERYCLSTHAIRKILYEK
- a CDS encoding conjugal transfer protein, which translates into the protein MCIRFVLNGDEMLTGFNFDIDLGVWDHRILLDEDRFAIGIRRPDGLYHCYHGVNRNGNAGTLLYVHGSPAGTFADGPGCLTIADLTERFVKGEISLDEALRAVQTKRIVYAPDATMQALLSDARGRALTVEPGVGYRMEWAPLSLLANGSCLDPESTRPFAVPGDDRYERAQRLLSGRGRGFTAADALEALREVRQEGEWATRVSFVYAPGRNTVYYVLNNRFDEVSKHEFAAR
- a CDS encoding CatB-related O-acetyltransferase, which gives rise to MFPDRIYPRTGDAQTVYLKNVVKNPAISVGEFTIYNDFERDPRDFERSNVLYHYPVNRDRLAVGKFCSIACGAKFLFNSANHALGALSTYPFPLFYEAWGLDKQDVASAWDNKGDIVVGNDVWIGYEAVILAGVTIGDGAVIAARAVVTRDVAPYTIVGGVPAKPIRRRFDEATVSALLELKWWDWPAKRIAQNLGAIRAGQVEALR